The following proteins are encoded in a genomic region of Necator americanus strain Aroian chromosome II, whole genome shotgun sequence:
- a CDS encoding hypothetical protein (NECATOR_CHRII.G7928.T1), producing MYFSHRPNKQNSATVSLAIQRSVSWPRKSLERVSERILLFLLPFHSTTQNQEHVGDFGVIIDEWQTISFCVLISYEWS from the exons ATGTACTTTTCGCATCGTCCTAATAAGCAAAATTCCGCTACGGTTTCTCTAGCGATTCAGAGATCGGTTTCATGGCCAAGAAAGAGTCTAGAAAGAGTTTCGGAGAGGATTCTCCTTTTCCTCCTACCCTTCCATTCAACAACTCAAAATCAAGAGCACGTTGGAGATTTTGGAGTAATAATTG ACGAGTGGCAAACGATATCCTTTTGTGTTCTCATATCTTACGAATGGAGTTGA